One genomic window of Polyangium aurulentum includes the following:
- a CDS encoding LysM peptidoglycan-binding domain-containing protein, which yields MPTDPTLYTVRRGDTLGRIAARFGITVDALVAMNADTHPSLRTNPGSLVPGWQLRVATGPRHNDDVLFVGMNPGSTQEIRALRQSGARVVAVQDSREGDDKLAAAGVVHDLSTAEGALAFTRTLGLPPGQTAEIARVLVECPRDARDELGLVAEAWAVAEKGGSAPSRLVLSGHSVGTGVWGDDNGMLTLDALADLGRAMPQAARGVEDVHIAGCYSGGEYAILRLRAIFPRLKTAWAYAGSAPGAASGATVHLALWERATRGEGTDLDREIADRTRRGESVVVWTVDKGYQGGGAPAPIAEMRAGLAYLEPVFDQHMRGEVAVEDPQTGPLRDYYDALQMLLQHPELPAEERPALEARRDRTIRLLYYADTVARRFTQQHADAIRRGYAAIGLPAPDFGAMSRAEALAEVARFSARVQGASAPPQDARVLAALLRSGLVELDPAVIPEGWV from the coding sequence ATGCCGACCGATCCCACGCTCTACACCGTGCGCCGCGGCGACACGCTCGGCCGTATCGCCGCGCGCTTCGGCATCACCGTCGATGCGCTCGTCGCGATGAACGCCGACACGCATCCGAGCCTGCGCACCAACCCCGGAAGCCTCGTGCCCGGCTGGCAGCTCCGCGTCGCGACAGGGCCGCGTCACAACGATGATGTCCTCTTCGTCGGCATGAACCCGGGCTCCACCCAGGAGATTCGCGCACTCCGACAGTCGGGCGCGCGCGTCGTCGCCGTGCAGGACTCGCGCGAGGGCGACGACAAGCTCGCCGCAGCGGGCGTCGTGCACGATCTGTCGACCGCCGAGGGCGCGCTCGCCTTCACGCGCACGCTCGGCTTGCCTCCCGGGCAGACCGCGGAGATCGCGCGCGTGCTCGTCGAGTGTCCGCGCGATGCGCGCGATGAGCTCGGGCTCGTCGCCGAGGCGTGGGCCGTCGCCGAGAAGGGCGGATCGGCGCCCTCGCGGCTCGTTCTTTCGGGGCACAGCGTCGGCACGGGCGTGTGGGGCGATGACAACGGCATGCTCACGCTCGACGCGCTCGCGGACCTCGGACGCGCGATGCCTCAGGCCGCGCGCGGGGTCGAGGACGTGCACATCGCGGGCTGCTACTCCGGCGGCGAGTACGCGATCCTGCGCCTGCGCGCGATCTTCCCGCGCCTCAAGACCGCATGGGCCTACGCGGGATCGGCGCCGGGCGCGGCCAGCGGCGCCACCGTTCACCTCGCGCTCTGGGAGCGCGCGACGCGCGGCGAGGGCACCGATCTCGATCGCGAGATCGCCGATCGCACGCGCAGGGGCGAGAGCGTCGTCGTCTGGACCGTGGACAAGGGCTACCAGGGCGGAGGCGCGCCGGCGCCCATCGCGGAGATGCGCGCCGGGCTCGCGTATCTCGAGCCCGTCTTCGACCAGCACATGCGCGGCGAGGTGGCCGTCGAGGACCCGCAGACAGGGCCGCTGCGCGACTACTACGACGCGCTCCAGATGCTGCTCCAGCACCCGGAGCTGCCGGCCGAGGAGCGGCCTGCGCTCGAGGCGCGGCGCGATCGAACGATCCGCCTGCTGTACTACGCAGACACGGTGGCGCGGCGCTTCACGCAGCAGCACGCGGACGCGATCCGCCGCGGATACGCAGCGATCGGCCTGCCCGCGCCCGACTTTGGCGCGATGTCGCGCGCCGAGGCGCTCGCGGAGGTCGCGCGGTTCTCGGCGCGCGTGCAAGGAGCGAGCGCGCCGCCGCAGGATGCGCGAGTGCTCGCGGCGCTGCTGCGATCGGGGCTCGTGGAGCTGGATCCGGCGGTGATCCCGGAAGGGTGGGTGTAG
- a CDS encoding serine/threonine-protein kinase PknK yields the protein MSEQTVVPGKILVGRYQVRRELGRGGMGVVYLCRDLVADERVAVKVLCRPGTRPRAEEAWWFHEEARALAGLHHPCIVHARDFGALADGTPFLVMDAVPGRSLHEWLYLAQEDGGLPWPLIWKVTVDVLGALGHAHARGVIHGDLKPSNILVDIPPDDIDPPTVHVLDLGLAWLMQDRVDHRLDGSPVSKPTIRWGAGTPGWMAPEQIRYAAPHVGPATDLYSLGCILFTMIAGKEPYEGTDEELLQKHKSAPLPDVPLREGIPADVVPIVRRLLNKRPWQRFEFAADARRLFWRLRPRGSDASTTPRPSVAPPMPMSLRETPPEPEPAQLDPTTTTTGLLGLRPSPFVARTSERSKLLEMAAQMAASEKPMHRFVLLAGEAGVGKSRLAEWLCEEVHERGLLVPLRARYRKIAAPLDGVGGAVVQHYRLERAERDVIEKVLMNVWDVSPEDDEGKTWVAATAEWIRPASAKDPIGPTGKRFALSSETRSLVMRRTLEHIGKERPILLMLDDLHHASPATFEGFAKLHREAQNTGLLIVGTVRDEAIMTDPVAREWVDWLLKELGGERMELPPLDSAQTHALLRETLPLDEAAVLEAAQRSKGNPLFALQVVHAWAMGGHLELRDGRYMVPEAKLAMRAATTAELWEERLRAIPEDLRRGARSAAALGTDIVEGVLRAELYALGIDAERAVAAMKRAQILLASGEERLRWPHALLQEHLLSQLFAQPDAPQVLRAAAGALAHHPAASSRRIVRHRVTNLLRAGDVEPAAALLHASIAASWGRTRDAQATLRDLSLLEGRLEGALLANHRRWRAEALRHAGRLEDCRREAEEARKLFREAGDRANEAHCLRLLGHVASDLAAPAQGKRLVAQALAVFGELGHTAGQAQCEVTLGEIDYLLGDHRHARKILASAAEKFSATEDRLGHAQCLVLHSFVEQAGGSPARARELLRTARAEFDELGYRLGMAQCDVTLAHSDHREGRLDEARSAALFARRSFRDLGNPRGQAACERLLAMAAFDAGQLDVAEEHARAAAALFDRLADPWGRVEMKLVFAQIALERGKVDGARGELSACEAVALAEAEPKQHRNLTLAWLAYHEGRFQDAAREIEAARSAYEDPSRTGDHTPQLLQKFATMTWPEPARTRIEEWQRALKREDHAVA from the coding sequence ATGAGCGAGCAAACCGTCGTTCCCGGCAAGATTCTTGTCGGACGATACCAGGTGCGGCGCGAGCTCGGGCGCGGCGGGATGGGCGTCGTGTACCTCTGCCGCGATCTCGTCGCCGACGAGCGCGTCGCGGTCAAGGTGCTCTGCCGCCCAGGGACCCGCCCGCGCGCCGAGGAGGCGTGGTGGTTCCACGAGGAGGCGCGCGCGCTCGCGGGGCTTCACCACCCCTGCATCGTCCACGCCCGTGACTTCGGCGCCCTCGCCGACGGCACCCCGTTCCTCGTGATGGATGCCGTCCCCGGCCGCTCGCTGCACGAGTGGCTCTACCTCGCCCAGGAGGACGGCGGGCTGCCCTGGCCGCTCATCTGGAAGGTCACCGTCGACGTGCTCGGCGCGCTCGGGCACGCCCACGCGCGCGGCGTCATTCACGGCGATCTGAAGCCCTCGAACATCCTCGTCGACATCCCGCCCGACGACATCGATCCCCCCACGGTCCACGTCCTCGACCTCGGCCTCGCGTGGCTGATGCAGGACCGCGTCGATCACAGGCTCGACGGCTCGCCCGTCTCGAAGCCGACGATCCGCTGGGGCGCAGGCACGCCCGGCTGGATGGCGCCCGAGCAGATCCGCTACGCCGCGCCCCACGTCGGGCCCGCCACGGACCTCTACTCGCTCGGCTGCATCCTCTTCACGATGATCGCGGGCAAGGAGCCGTACGAGGGCACCGACGAGGAGCTCTTGCAGAAGCACAAGAGCGCGCCCCTGCCCGACGTGCCGCTGCGCGAGGGCATCCCCGCGGACGTCGTGCCGATCGTGCGGCGCCTCCTCAACAAGCGCCCCTGGCAGCGCTTCGAGTTCGCGGCCGACGCGCGCCGGCTCTTCTGGCGCTTGCGGCCCCGCGGCAGCGACGCGTCCACGACGCCGAGGCCCTCGGTCGCCCCGCCGATGCCGATGAGCCTGCGCGAGACGCCGCCCGAGCCCGAGCCCGCGCAGCTCGATCCGACGACGACCACCACGGGCCTTCTGGGCCTGCGGCCGAGCCCCTTCGTCGCGCGCACCTCGGAGCGCTCGAAGCTGCTCGAGATGGCCGCGCAGATGGCCGCCTCCGAGAAGCCCATGCACCGCTTCGTCCTGCTCGCGGGCGAGGCGGGCGTCGGCAAGTCGCGCCTCGCCGAGTGGCTGTGCGAGGAGGTGCACGAGCGCGGGCTCCTGGTCCCGCTGCGCGCGCGCTACCGCAAGATCGCGGCCCCGCTCGACGGCGTGGGCGGCGCGGTGGTGCAGCACTACCGGCTCGAGCGCGCCGAGCGCGACGTCATCGAGAAGGTCTTGATGAACGTCTGGGATGTCTCGCCCGAGGACGACGAGGGCAAGACGTGGGTGGCGGCGACGGCCGAGTGGATCAGGCCCGCGTCCGCGAAGGACCCGATCGGCCCCACGGGCAAGCGCTTCGCCCTCTCGTCCGAGACGCGCTCGCTCGTCATGCGCAGGACCCTCGAGCACATCGGCAAGGAGCGGCCGATCCTGCTCATGCTCGACGACCTGCACCACGCCTCTCCGGCCACGTTCGAGGGTTTTGCCAAGCTGCACCGCGAGGCGCAGAACACGGGCCTGCTCATCGTGGGCACGGTGCGCGACGAGGCGATCATGACCGACCCGGTCGCGCGCGAGTGGGTCGACTGGCTCCTGAAAGAGCTCGGCGGCGAGCGCATGGAGCTGCCGCCGCTCGACTCGGCGCAGACACACGCGCTCTTGCGCGAGACGCTCCCGCTCGACGAGGCCGCGGTGCTCGAGGCCGCGCAGCGGAGCAAGGGCAACCCGCTCTTCGCGCTGCAGGTCGTGCACGCGTGGGCGATGGGCGGGCACCTCGAACTGCGCGACGGCAGGTACATGGTGCCCGAGGCGAAGCTCGCGATGCGCGCGGCGACCACGGCCGAGCTGTGGGAGGAGCGCCTGCGCGCCATCCCGGAGGACCTCCGGCGCGGCGCGCGCTCTGCGGCGGCGCTCGGCACCGACATCGTGGAGGGCGTCCTGCGCGCCGAGCTGTACGCGCTCGGCATCGACGCCGAGCGGGCCGTGGCCGCGATGAAGCGCGCGCAGATCCTCCTCGCGTCGGGCGAGGAGCGGCTGCGCTGGCCGCACGCGCTCTTGCAGGAGCACCTGCTCTCTCAGCTCTTCGCGCAGCCGGACGCGCCGCAAGTGCTGCGCGCGGCGGCCGGCGCGCTCGCCCATCACCCGGCCGCCTCGAGCCGCCGCATCGTCCGCCACCGCGTGACGAACCTCCTGCGCGCGGGCGACGTGGAGCCGGCGGCGGCGCTCCTGCACGCGTCGATCGCCGCGTCGTGGGGTCGGACGCGTGATGCGCAGGCGACGCTGCGCGATCTGTCGTTGCTCGAGGGCCGCCTCGAGGGCGCGCTCCTCGCGAACCACCGGCGCTGGCGGGCCGAGGCGCTCCGTCACGCAGGCAGGCTCGAGGACTGCCGCCGCGAGGCCGAAGAGGCGCGCAAGCTCTTCCGCGAGGCGGGCGACCGCGCGAACGAGGCGCACTGCCTGCGGCTGCTCGGCCACGTCGCGAGCGACCTCGCCGCGCCCGCGCAGGGCAAGCGGCTCGTTGCGCAGGCGCTCGCCGTCTTCGGCGAGCTCGGGCACACGGCCGGGCAAGCGCAGTGCGAGGTGACGCTCGGCGAGATCGACTATCTGCTCGGCGACCACCGGCACGCCCGCAAGATCCTCGCGAGCGCCGCCGAGAAGTTCAGCGCCACCGAGGACCGGCTGGGGCACGCGCAATGCCTCGTCCTGCACTCGTTCGTGGAGCAGGCCGGCGGATCGCCCGCGCGCGCCCGGGAGCTTTTGCGCACGGCGCGGGCCGAGTTCGACGAGCTCGGCTACCGGCTCGGCATGGCCCAGTGCGACGTGACGCTCGCGCACTCGGATCATCGCGAAGGTCGCCTCGACGAGGCGCGCAGCGCGGCCCTGTTCGCGCGCCGCAGCTTCCGCGACCTCGGCAACCCGCGCGGCCAGGCGGCGTGCGAGCGGCTGCTCGCGATGGCCGCGTTCGACGCGGGTCAGCTCGACGTGGCCGAGGAGCACGCGCGCGCGGCGGCGGCGCTCTTCGATCGGCTCGCCGATCCTTGGGGGCGCGTCGAGATGAAGCTCGTCTTCGCGCAGATCGCGCTCGAGCGGGGCAAGGTCGACGGGGCGCGCGGGGAGCTCTCCGCGTGCGAGGCGGTCGCGCTGGCCGAGGCGGAGCCCAAGCAGCACAGAAACCTCACGCTCGCCTGGCTCGCCTACCACGAGGGCCGCTTCCAGGACGCCGCGCGCGAGATCGAGGCCGCGCGCAGCGCCTACGAGGACCCGAGCCGCACGGGCGATCACACGCCGCAGCTCCTGCAGAAGTTCGCGACCATGACCTGGCCCGAGCCCGCGCGAACGCGCATCGAGGAGTGGCAACGCGCCCTCAAGCGCGAAGACCACGCCGTCGCCTAG
- a CDS encoding MoaD/ThiS family protein: protein MPNRVRVLAFAGARDILGSGEMLVDLEAPCTAEQLLGRMCNDFPALSPYRRSIRVAINGAYAKNEEMIAAGDEVALIPPVAGG, encoded by the coding sequence ATGCCGAATCGAGTGAGGGTGCTCGCGTTCGCTGGTGCGCGCGATATCCTCGGGTCGGGCGAAATGCTTGTGGACCTCGAGGCGCCGTGCACTGCGGAGCAGCTCCTCGGGCGCATGTGCAACGACTTCCCCGCGCTCTCGCCGTACCGGCGATCGATCCGCGTCGCGATCAACGGCGCGTATGCGAAGAACGAGGAGATGATCGCGGCGGGCGACGAGGTGGCGCTGATCCCACCCGTGGCGGGAGGCTAG
- the moaA gene encoding GTP 3',8-cyclase MoaA, producing the protein MERIEARRALPMVGSLKAPRRAEPGPPPRSVRVSVTDRCDFACTYCRPSRSDGYAEKRLMTPAWRTMFEALRRAGVERVRLTGGEPLIHPEIVPIVSYLSSLGFEDLALTTNASQLTRLARPLREAGLGRINVSIDTLDPARFRALTRGGELGPVLAGIDAAIEAGLGPIKLNTVVLRGVNDDEVERILLWAWEKRLVPRFLEVMPIAEGAKLVGDHLVTATEMRARLAAHLLPEEAVGETGLGPAKYVRARRDPGLRVGFITGTSDTFCATCDRLRVSSTGVLRPCLATDDGVDAAADARAGDASSIVEKIGEAWAMKPDGTIWKGCTEETAASVSMRAIGG; encoded by the coding sequence ATGGAGCGGATCGAAGCGCGACGCGCGCTGCCGATGGTCGGTAGCCTGAAGGCGCCGCGGCGCGCCGAGCCCGGTCCTCCGCCGCGCAGCGTGCGCGTGTCGGTGACCGATCGGTGCGACTTCGCGTGCACCTACTGCCGCCCCTCGCGCAGCGACGGCTACGCGGAGAAGCGGCTGATGACGCCCGCCTGGCGGACGATGTTCGAGGCGCTGCGGCGCGCGGGCGTCGAGCGGGTGCGGCTGACGGGCGGCGAGCCGCTCATCCACCCCGAGATCGTCCCGATCGTCTCGTATCTGTCCTCGCTCGGCTTCGAGGATCTCGCGCTCACGACGAACGCGTCGCAGCTCACGCGCCTGGCGCGCCCGCTGCGCGAGGCGGGGCTCGGCCGCATCAACGTCTCCATCGACACGCTCGATCCGGCGCGCTTTCGCGCCCTCACGCGCGGCGGCGAGCTCGGGCCCGTGCTCGCGGGCATCGACGCGGCGATCGAGGCGGGGCTCGGGCCCATCAAGCTCAACACGGTGGTGCTGCGCGGGGTCAACGACGACGAGGTCGAGCGCATCCTGCTCTGGGCGTGGGAGAAGCGGCTCGTTCCGCGCTTCCTCGAGGTCATGCCCATCGCCGAGGGCGCCAAGCTCGTGGGCGATCACCTCGTGACCGCGACCGAGATGCGAGCGAGGCTCGCCGCGCACCTCTTGCCCGAGGAGGCCGTCGGGGAGACGGGCCTCGGGCCGGCGAAGTACGTGCGCGCGAGGCGCGATCCCGGGCTGCGGGTCGGGTTCATCACGGGCACGAGCGACACGTTCTGCGCGACGTGCGACAGGCTGCGGGTGTCGTCGACGGGCGTCCTGCGCCCGTGCCTGGCGACGGACGACGGGGTCGACGCCGCGGCGGACGCGCGCGCGGGGGACGCCTCGAGCATCGTCGAGAAGATCGGCGAGGCGTGGGCGATGAAGCCCGACGGGACGATCTGGAAGGGCTGCACGGAGGAGACGGCGGCCTCGGTTTCGATGCGTGCGATCGGCGGCTGA
- the moaC gene encoding cyclic pyranopterin monophosphate synthase MoaC, with amino-acid sequence MARAFSSVIYAFEEIGSDLDLVPIAARRALDHAGLRLSLEGWRSLPVEERRHIAVAGGTDTVDTSIVASAVRRARPQATQIPTGTDPSPRSPPDGLARLLTASGRTIDAKQWAALRALDRFALAHAHRRSTARNEPGILGTAFDEIVAAQTASAPTGKDSSSTRTKVSTDPPPAENPTSLSSHLGPSGEVRMVDVAPKAPTQRRAVATGTVRMRPETAARLVRGEVPKGEVLATARVAGVMAAKRTPELVPLCHTVALTHVTVQIEVSASAGTAVITATAEAVDRTGVEMEAMVAVSIASLTMYDMLKGIDREMTIDDVKLLEKSGGRSGHFRREP; translated from the coding sequence ATGGCGCGCGCATTCTCGTCGGTCATCTACGCATTCGAGGAGATCGGCTCCGATCTCGATCTCGTCCCCATCGCGGCCCGCCGCGCGCTCGATCACGCGGGCCTGCGGCTGTCGCTCGAGGGCTGGCGATCGCTGCCGGTCGAGGAGCGCCGGCACATCGCGGTCGCCGGGGGGACGGACACGGTCGACACGTCGATCGTCGCGAGCGCCGTCCGCCGCGCGCGCCCGCAGGCGACCCAGATCCCGACGGGCACCGATCCCAGCCCGCGCTCCCCGCCCGACGGCCTCGCGCGCTTGCTCACCGCGAGCGGCCGGACGATCGACGCCAAGCAATGGGCCGCGCTGCGCGCCCTCGACAGGTTCGCCCTGGCGCACGCGCACCGCCGCTCGACGGCGCGCAACGAGCCGGGGATCCTCGGGACGGCGTTCGACGAGATCGTTGCTGCCCAAACGGCTTCGGCGCCGACGGGCAAGGACAGCAGCTCGACGCGCACCAAGGTGTCGACGGATCCGCCTCCGGCTGAGAACCCGACGAGCCTGTCCTCGCACCTCGGCCCGAGCGGGGAGGTGCGCATGGTGGACGTCGCGCCCAAGGCGCCGACGCAGAGGCGCGCCGTCGCGACGGGCACGGTGCGCATGCGGCCGGAGACCGCGGCGCGCCTCGTGCGCGGGGAGGTGCCGAAGGGCGAGGTGCTCGCGACGGCGCGCGTGGCCGGCGTGATGGCGGCCAAGCGCACGCCCGAGCTGGTGCCGCTCTGCCACACGGTGGCGCTCACGCACGTGACGGTGCAGATCGAGGTGAGCGCCTCCGCAGGCACCGCGGTGATCACGGCGACGGCCGAGGCCGTCGACCGGACGGGCGTGGAGATGGAGGCCATGGTGGCCGTGTCGATCGCGTCCTTGACGATGTACGACATGCTCAAAGGCATCGATCGCGAGATGACCATCGACGACGTGAAGCTGCTCGAGAAGAGCGGCGGCCGCTCGGGCCACTTCCGGAGGGAGCCGTGA
- a CDS encoding molybdenum cofactor biosynthesis protein MoaE, with product MTAPRIRTEPLSLDELVRAVSRPEAGAVATFYGVVRNMNEGRSVTLLEYEAYGTMAEAELGRILEEMEREMPEVRVAATHRIGALSVGDAAVACAASAPHRGEAFKACRELIDRIKARLPIWKREHGPDGPYWVGWEDARCSPDHGEHEHRGHEHHGHGHGH from the coding sequence GTGACCGCGCCGCGCATCCGCACCGAGCCCCTGTCGCTCGACGAGCTGGTGAGGGCGGTGTCGAGGCCCGAAGCGGGCGCCGTCGCGACGTTCTACGGCGTCGTGCGGAACATGAACGAGGGTCGGAGCGTGACCCTGCTCGAGTACGAGGCGTACGGGACGATGGCGGAGGCCGAGCTCGGGCGCATCCTCGAGGAGATGGAGCGCGAGATGCCCGAGGTGCGCGTCGCGGCCACGCACCGGATCGGGGCGCTCTCGGTGGGCGACGCGGCGGTCGCGTGCGCGGCGAGCGCCCCGCACCGAGGCGAGGCGTTCAAGGCTTGCCGCGAGCTCATCGACCGTATCAAGGCGCGCCTGCCGATCTGGAAGCGCGAGCATGGCCCCGATGGCCCGTACTGGGTCGGCTGGGAGGACGCGCGCTGCTCCCCCGATCACGGCGAGCACGAGCACCGCGGGCACGAGCACCACGGCCACGGCCACGGCCACTAG
- the glp gene encoding gephyrin-like molybdotransferase Glp, giving the protein MLSYREALERLLGSARAVGAERVSVDASAGRVLAEDLVARAPMPAFDHSSMDGYAVRAADFRGQGPWEMPVEGESAAGGELPGELRSGATCRIFTGARLPPGADAVLLQENVDRRGDVIVVREAPAPAAWVRRRGADLAEGAVALARGTRMTPGRAALAAALDRPFVLVARRPVVTILCSGDELRAPGEPGPVGSIPESNGIFVAAAAREAGAMTRVGAFVPDEPARARDAVAEALVGSDLVVTIGGVSVGDRDVMRPAFEAAGVALDFWRVAIKPGKPIAVGRAGAVHVLGLPGNPASASLTWLLFGAPLVRALQGDASPLPPRTRVQVSGSITRSPGREEFLRAQLEPDAGRVRARILPNQASGAVTSFAEAEALVVVPADLGRVEDGSELEAIRIDAF; this is encoded by the coding sequence ATGCTGTCGTATCGCGAAGCGCTCGAACGGCTGCTCGGCTCGGCGCGGGCCGTCGGGGCAGAGCGAGTGAGCGTCGACGCGTCCGCCGGGCGCGTGCTCGCCGAGGATCTGGTCGCGCGCGCGCCGATGCCCGCGTTCGATCACAGCTCGATGGACGGCTACGCGGTGCGCGCGGCGGACTTTCGAGGCCAGGGGCCTTGGGAGATGCCCGTCGAGGGCGAGAGCGCAGCCGGCGGTGAGCTTCCGGGCGAGCTTCGATCCGGCGCGACGTGCCGCATCTTCACGGGCGCGCGGCTGCCTCCGGGCGCCGATGCGGTGCTGTTGCAGGAGAACGTCGATCGCCGCGGCGACGTCATCGTGGTTCGCGAGGCGCCTGCGCCCGCGGCCTGGGTGCGCCGGCGCGGAGCCGATCTCGCCGAGGGTGCGGTGGCGCTCGCGCGTGGGACGCGCATGACCCCGGGGCGCGCAGCCCTCGCGGCCGCTCTCGATAGGCCCTTCGTGCTCGTCGCGCGCAGGCCCGTGGTCACCATCCTCTGCTCGGGCGACGAGCTGCGCGCGCCCGGCGAGCCTGGCCCGGTTGGATCGATCCCCGAGTCGAACGGCATCTTCGTCGCCGCGGCTGCGCGAGAAGCTGGAGCCATGACGCGCGTCGGCGCCTTCGTGCCCGACGAGCCTGCGCGCGCGCGCGACGCGGTCGCGGAGGCGCTCGTCGGCAGCGATCTCGTGGTGACGATCGGCGGGGTGAGCGTGGGCGATCGCGACGTGATGCGACCTGCGTTCGAGGCGGCGGGCGTCGCGCTCGATTTCTGGCGCGTGGCGATCAAGCCCGGCAAGCCCATCGCGGTCGGTCGTGCGGGCGCGGTGCACGTGCTCGGGCTGCCGGGCAACCCGGCGTCGGCGTCCCTCACGTGGCTGCTCTTCGGCGCCCCGCTCGTGCGCGCGCTCCAGGGCGACGCCTCGCCCCTGCCCCCGCGAACGCGCGTGCAAGTGTCGGGCTCGATCACGCGCTCGCCCGGTCGCGAGGAGTTCTTGCGCGCGCAGCTCGAGCCGGACGCCGGCCGCGTGCGCGCGCGCATCTTGCCGAACCAGGCGTCGGGCGCGGTGACGAGCTTCGCCGAGGCGGAGGCGCTCGTGGTGGTCCCCGCGGATCTCGGCCGCGTCGAGGATGGCTCCGAGCTCGAGGCGATCCGGATCGACGCCTTCTGA
- a CDS encoding MogA/MoaB family molybdenum cofactor biosynthesis protein has protein sequence MTSHASPAPFRIATFTLSDTRTPDDDVGGKLLGERLVAAGFVIVSHAILREEPDTLRETIAFACDADVADAIVLTGGTGIAPRDRTLETLEPMFEKRLDGFGEAFRRLSWEQIGPRAILSRAAAGVIRGKVVAALPGSPDAVRLAVDALLAPTLAHAIALASGRGGAHAHHGHEKHGHDKHAHDKHAHDKHAHDKHGGRKG, from the coding sequence GTGACCTCGCACGCCTCCCCTGCCCCCTTTCGCATCGCGACGTTCACCCTCAGCGACACGCGCACGCCCGACGACGACGTGGGCGGCAAGCTGCTCGGCGAACGCCTCGTCGCCGCGGGTTTTGTCATTGTCTCCCACGCCATCCTCCGCGAGGAGCCGGACACGCTGCGCGAGACGATCGCGTTCGCGTGCGACGCCGACGTCGCCGACGCGATCGTTCTGACGGGCGGCACCGGGATCGCGCCTCGCGACAGGACGCTCGAGACGCTCGAGCCGATGTTCGAGAAGAGGCTCGACGGCTTCGGAGAGGCGTTTCGCAGGCTGAGCTGGGAGCAGATCGGGCCGCGCGCGATCCTGTCGCGCGCCGCGGCAGGTGTCATTCGCGGCAAGGTCGTCGCCGCGCTGCCTGGGAGCCCCGATGCGGTGCGGCTCGCCGTGGACGCGCTGCTCGCGCCGACGCTCGCCCACGCCATCGCGCTCGCATCGGGACGCGGCGGGGCGCACGCCCATCACGGCCACGAGAAACACGGCCACGACAAGCACGCACACGACAAGCACGCACACGACAAGCACGCACACGACAAGCACGGCGGGAGGAAGGGCTGA
- a CDS encoding patatin-like phospholipase family protein translates to MRALSLPGCACRGAFQLGVLSRLTKAGEQFDLVAGASSGSVSGAALVAGLAADGPDMWRAMASTPVFSPRYLRTQKSPFGMSVILRDALRRFLPEEKLHRTDAELLVATTRARRFFAGAKDALVVHSNRDRRDMHDVIVASCFIPIVYAQVPWLDGEVHIDGGAADNTLIDALVARGATDITVISPFPEGRIARTLFSPEEPPRAPPHVRLRLIFPERPLRQRNFDFAPGPLEEALTMAHKERIVEPTVRPTRTA, encoded by the coding sequence GTGCGAGCGCTGTCCTTACCCGGCTGCGCGTGCCGCGGCGCGTTTCAGCTCGGCGTGCTCTCCCGGCTGACCAAGGCGGGCGAGCAGTTCGACCTCGTCGCGGGCGCCTCGAGCGGCTCGGTCTCCGGCGCGGCCCTCGTCGCGGGGCTCGCGGCCGATGGCCCGGACATGTGGCGCGCGATGGCAAGCACGCCCGTGTTCTCGCCGCGCTACCTGCGCACCCAGAAGAGCCCCTTCGGCATGAGCGTGATCCTGCGCGACGCGCTCCGGCGATTTTTGCCCGAGGAGAAGCTCCATCGCACCGATGCCGAGCTGCTCGTCGCGACGACCCGCGCGCGGCGCTTCTTCGCGGGGGCCAAGGACGCGCTCGTCGTGCACTCGAACCGCGACAGGCGCGACATGCACGACGTCATCGTCGCCTCGTGCTTCATCCCGATCGTGTACGCGCAGGTGCCCTGGCTCGACGGCGAGGTGCACATCGACGGCGGCGCGGCGGACAACACGCTGATCGACGCGCTCGTCGCGCGCGGGGCGACCGACATCACCGTGATCTCGCCCTTCCCCGAGGGTCGCATCGCGCGCACGCTCTTCTCCCCCGAAGAGCCCCCACGCGCGCCGCCGCACGTGCGCCTGCGCCTGATCTTCCCGGAGAGGCCGCTGCGGCAACGCAACTTCGACTTCGCGCCCGGGCCGCTCGAAGAGGCCCTCACGATGGCGCACAAAGAGCGGATCGTGGAGCCCACGGTCCGTCCGACACGAACAGCGTAG